A window from Bacteroidota bacterium encodes these proteins:
- a CDS encoding type I restriction enzyme HsdR N-terminal domain-containing protein produces MEPLNFPHYQFEIQEAEGRQVIFDNLRKKWLQLLPEEWVRQHVVQYLVQEKQVPAGLIGVEKGFQFQGMQRRADLIVHDRQGAPVLMVECKAPAVKITQDVFDQVARYNMVIHAEYLFVTNGLQHYCCKIEADTRQYSFLKELPVFSAL; encoded by the coding sequence GTGGAACCACTCAATTTTCCACATTATCAATTCGAAATCCAGGAAGCTGAAGGCCGGCAAGTCATTTTCGACAACCTGAGGAAGAAATGGCTGCAGTTGTTGCCGGAAGAATGGGTGCGTCAGCACGTTGTGCAATACCTCGTTCAGGAAAAACAGGTACCTGCCGGCCTGATTGGCGTAGAGAAGGGTTTTCAGTTCCAGGGCATGCAGCGGCGGGCAGACCTGATTGTCCACGATCGACAGGGTGCACCAGTACTCATGGTTGAGTGCAAAGCACCCGCTGTGAAAATTACGCAAGACGTCTTCGACCAGGTAGCCCGGTATAACATGGTGATTCACGCTGAGTATCTATTTGTAACGAATGGTTTACAACATTACTGCTGTAAAATTGAAGCAGATACCAGGCAATACAGCTTTTTGAAGGAGTTGCCCGTTTTTTCAGCGCTTTAG
- a CDS encoding 3'(2'),5'-bisphosphate nucleotidase gives MNYSTEQEIAVKAVQEAAKLCQAVQAQITSSVLEKKDKSPVTVADFGSQALVCRAIREAFPDDPIIAEEDSAALKTDENAPLLEKVVAHLSDLRSGVDAETACKWIDHGGAQEYSERFWTLDPIDGTKGFLRGEQYAIALALIVDGEIVVAALGCPNLPVSADQPDNTGVVYAAVLGEGTTCIPMDGSTESVAVKVSDTTDSAQARFCESVESGHTSHSDSANVAEKLGITADSVRLDSQAKYAVVARGEADIYLRLPTRPGYVEKIWDHAAGVLVMTEAGGKASDIYGQPLEFNHGWGLHANKGVIVSNGKLHDAVIEAINEVGVTAA, from the coding sequence ATGAACTATTCAACTGAACAGGAGATTGCTGTAAAGGCGGTGCAGGAAGCTGCAAAACTGTGTCAGGCTGTGCAGGCGCAGATTACAAGTAGCGTGCTGGAGAAGAAAGACAAAAGCCCCGTTACGGTTGCAGATTTTGGCAGCCAGGCGCTTGTTTGCCGGGCTATCCGCGAAGCATTTCCTGACGATCCCATTATTGCCGAAGAAGACAGCGCAGCGCTCAAAACGGACGAGAACGCTCCCCTGCTCGAAAAAGTTGTTGCACACCTGTCTGATTTAAGATCCGGTGTTGATGCTGAAACTGCCTGCAAATGGATTGACCATGGTGGCGCACAGGAGTACAGCGAACGGTTCTGGACGCTTGACCCCATCGATGGCACAAAAGGCTTCCTCCGCGGTGAGCAGTATGCCATTGCGCTTGCCTTGATTGTTGACGGAGAAATTGTGGTAGCCGCATTGGGTTGCCCCAACCTGCCAGTAAGCGCAGATCAACCGGATAATACGGGTGTAGTTTATGCCGCAGTCCTTGGAGAAGGCACAACCTGCATTCCAATGGATGGCAGCACCGAATCTGTTGCTGTAAAAGTGAGCGATACCACTGATTCTGCCCAGGCGCGCTTCTGTGAGTCTGTTGAATCGGGTCACACGTCGCACAGCGACTCTGCCAACGTAGCGGAGAAGCTTGGTATTACAGCAGATTCTGTACGCCTTGACAGCCAGGCTAAATATGCTGTGGTTGCACGAGGCGAAGCAGACATTTACCTGCGCCTGCCTACGCGGCCCGGTTATGTTGAGAAAATCTGGGACCACGCCGCTGGGGTACTGGTGATGACCGAAGCTGGTGGGAAAGCATCAGACATTTACGGTCAGCCACTCGAGTTTAACCATGGCTGGGGACTGCACGCCAACAAAGGTGTGATTGTGAGCAACGGCAAACTGCATGATGCCGTTATCGAAGCGATCAACGAAGTGGGTGTTACCGCTGCGTAA